The proteins below are encoded in one region of Solenopsis invicta isolate M01_SB chromosome 8, UNIL_Sinv_3.0, whole genome shotgun sequence:
- the LOC105200956 gene encoding ataxin-2 homolog codes for MRPARLLLPDCPFTRQWQQQQQQQQQQQQQQRLQEKETVTRQTSTDAKSIKDEICRLSLSLSRVVVKEATPKSSTTTTEEVHPRRVQRTASAESTTTTTVLLQRPSRRRRSRRPRRLRNPGGALTFPRRCGAVVRSTGVG; via the coding sequence ATGAGACCAGCTCGACTACTACTGCCCGATTGCCCTTTCACACGTCAGtggcaacagcagcagcagcagcagcagcagcagcagcagcaacagcggTTACAAGAAAAAGAGACCGTAACGCGGCAAACATCGACTGATGCGAAATCTATTAAGGACGAAATCTGCCGTCTTTCCTTATCGTTATCCCGCGTCGTGGTGAAGGAGGCCACTCCGAAGTCATCGACCACGACCACGGAGGAGGTCCACCCGCGAAGAGTGCAACGTACCGCGAGTGCCgagtcgacgacgacgacgacggtacTGCTGCAACGACCGTCACGGCGACGACGATcacgacgaccacgacgacTACGTAACCCCGGCGGTGCGCTCACGTTCCCGCgtcggtgcggtgcggtggtGCGTTCAACGGGTGTCGGATGA